A genomic segment from Nitrospirota bacterium encodes:
- a CDS encoding CofH family radical SAM protein produces MSLNKIEAKVLSGKRLTSDDALTLFQNDDIFTIGRLASYIARKKNKNKVYFIRNHHINPTNICVNRCKFCAFSRSKGEKGAYELTIKEIIKKLRAQESGDKRITGRLTSHALRLTPLTSHGLSEVHIVGGLHPDWTFDFYLEMLRDVKKNFPDIHIKAFTAVEIDYFSKISGLSLASVLAALKNAGLGSMPGGGAEIFNSDVRNKICPEKITGRRWLEIMEKAHSAGIKSNATMLYGHRETYRHRVEHMLKLRELQDKTGGFQAFIPLAFHPMNTELAVGDSGLGISNRMTSNPQTPKPQSLSFQTPNPSRFTSGIDDIKTIAVSRIFLDNFPHIKAYWIMLGEKIAQLALLFGADDLDGTVIEERITHSAGALSGSAMTKDELINLIQKADKQPVERDSFYRPGASA; encoded by the coding sequence ATGTCCCTTAATAAAATTGAAGCCAAAGTCCTCTCCGGAAAGCGTCTGACCTCTGATGATGCCCTGACGCTTTTTCAAAACGATGATATCTTCACCATTGGCAGGCTTGCATCGTACATTGCCCGCAAAAAAAATAAGAACAAAGTCTATTTTATCCGCAACCATCACATAAACCCCACAAACATCTGCGTCAACCGCTGTAAGTTCTGCGCATTCAGCCGCTCAAAAGGTGAAAAAGGCGCATATGAGCTGACGATTAAAGAGATTATTAAAAAGCTCAGAGCACAGGAGTCAGGAGATAAGAGAATCACAGGACGTCTCACGTCTCACGCTTTACGCCTTACACCCCTTACGTCTCACGGTCTTTCAGAGGTTCACATTGTCGGCGGGCTTCATCCTGACTGGACTTTTGATTTTTATCTTGAAATGCTCAGAGATGTTAAAAAGAACTTTCCCGACATTCACATAAAGGCTTTTACTGCGGTTGAGATAGATTATTTTTCAAAGATAAGCGGTCTAAGCCTTGCCTCTGTCCTTGCCGCATTAAAAAATGCAGGGCTTGGCTCCATGCCCGGCGGAGGGGCTGAGATATTCAATTCAGATGTTAGAAATAAAATATGCCCTGAAAAAATCACAGGCAGAAGATGGCTTGAGATTATGGAAAAGGCTCACAGCGCAGGCATTAAATCAAATGCAACAATGCTCTACGGACACCGTGAGACATACAGGCACCGTGTTGAACACATGCTTAAACTAAGGGAGCTTCAGGACAAAACCGGAGGGTTTCAGGCATTTATCCCGTTGGCGTTTCACCCCATGAACACAGAACTGGCAGTTGGGGATTCGGGATTAGGGATTAGTAATAGAATGACTTCCAACCCCCAAACCCCCAAACCCCAATCCCTATCTTTCCAAACCCCTAATCCCAGCCGTTTTACTTCAGGCATTGATGACATTAAGACAATTGCCGTATCAAGGATCTTCCTTGATAACTTCCCCCACATCAAGGCTTACTGGATAATGCTCGGCGAAAAAATTGCCCAGCTTGCGCTCCTTTTTGGCGCGGATGACCTTGACGGCACTGTAATTGAAGAAAGAATTACCCATTCAGCAGGCGCACTCTCAGGCAGTGCAATGACCAAAGATGAGCTGATAAATTTAATCCAAAAAGCAGACAAACAGCCTGTTGAGAGGGATTCGTTTTACAGACCAGGTGCGTCTGCTTGA